AAAGAACGGCTGTGTAGTATGCAAAGAGAATCGGTTCAACCCTCTGTTCTCCGGCACTGATTTTTATCACCAGTATCATTTTGTGCCCTGGTGATCCATTTGTCACCATACCATGTCTGCAGTTTGGTTTCTCTTGCTCGCCTCTGTATTGCTAATAATGCTAAGGCCACCTTTGGTCACTGaagctgttttcagtgttttaaacatTAGCACTGTCTACTTCCTTTGCCTTTtggaagggatggaggaacaTCGTAATATAAAACTAGTGTCTTCAGTATAAGAGGATGCTTAGGCTCTTATTGGTATTAAAAACAAGTATCTTAACTCTCTTGGTGTGGCTATTGCTTGTTTTACCTGCCctatcaaacaaaaaacaaatatcAGATCCTGCTGCTTCATCCCGTGACAATTGCATCCATGAGTTGCATATTTAAAACAAGGAACTAACTGAACGCATAATGCTGCTCCAGTACACAAGGTCTCCCGGTGCACTTACATATTGATCAAAGTTCAGTAAGTTTTCTTTTGAGGGGATTTGTCACAAATAAGCTACGTCAATAGCACTTTGTTAGCAGATCTACTGAGGGTTAGCAAGTCGGGAATCGGCACTTCATTGGTTATGTCAAGGTCTGTCCCGCTTCGGGACCTGGCTGTTGGCTGTGCTGATGTCATGGCTGCAGGCTCTGAGCCTGCACGATCTGAGTTCTTGCACGATCCCGTCTTTTTAATTCCATCGGAGGTAGAGGCAGCTCCTGCAAGTGAAAGAGGTGTCCTGCAGGCCAGACCCGTCCCCTGGGTTGCTCAGTATCTGAGCCCCCAAAACTTTCAGCTGTGAAGTTGTTTCTCCCAAACACATGATTTTCTGTTGCTAGAAAGAGAATCCACGTCAACAGTTGTCTGAAGGAGGGGTTTTTTATATACCTGAAACAACTTTGCTTGATAGTCAGCATGCACATAAGTTTAGTTGGTAGCATGACTTCTCTCACTTAAGCGAGTTTTCCTAACTTAATGAGCAGTCCAGCATACGGATTTGGTCTGCAGCAAGAGATGAAAGAAACCAAGGACAAATCAGATCGATTTGGAGCATAGGACCAGGATTTTTGGTGGGAAGGAGTGCTTGGGTTTCACACCCCACTGCTTCCTCTCGGTCTGAAGAGTGGTATTCAGTACTGTTCTCCCCATGCTGGATTTGGCTGTGATCCTTTCAAGGATATTACTTGTTGGCAACAACCTTAGTACCACCAAATACTACATCCTCATGCCCTGCTGGCCATAAAAATACTTGCTATAAGGTATGTTTGCACCACTTACCAAGGAACTCGATAAGCCATAGGTCCACTTTCTTATTCTTGCTATGAAATACATTGACGTGAACTTGAAAATAAATACCGGATGGAGTTTCATTAATGGGAAAGATAATTAAATTGTCCTGGGGGCTTCCTCCGTCCTACATCTTGTGTATTTGTTTATATCTATGCAAAATGCTGCCACAGAAAAGTATGGGGCTTACCCAGTTTTGAAGAGATgaacacaaaaagcaaagcaagaggtGAGACTGCATAATTAGGTCTGGTGTATTTAGTTGTAAACAGAGCAGATAATGGTGACCTCTGTTTTTCAGTCAGGCTATTGATGATTATATTAGATAGATAATCTAGAATGGTATCCAATAACATAATTGAGTGTAAACATTGTTATTGCAGCCACACTTAAATGTATCacttaactttttcattttaagactcctgaagaaacaattttttcatCGAGCGTTAAAAGTGATGAAAATGAAACCTGACAAggatacaaagaaagaaaaggaaaaaggaaaggtcgagagtgggaaggaagaggagaaaaagagcaagaaggaaagtGGCAAAGACGAAAAAActaagaaggagaaagaaaaggaaaagaaaaaggatggtGAAAAAGAGGAGAGTAAGAAGGTAAGTGCTGTCTGTAAGAGAAGAGGCAAACCTGTAACAGAGAATACATTATCCCATTGTTAAGATGACATTGGCTTAAAAATATGGTGGTTTGTTCTGAAATGTGGCATACCTTTTGTGCCTGTTTTCTTGTCTAAAATATGCTGcactttttcattttggtttggctttttttaaaaatctttggaGTTGTTCTGATTTTGATGTAGATCAAAAAAGAGGCTTCAGTTGGGCTTTTGTGTTCCTCGTCATCTTCTAATGTGGACTGAGTTAATCAAAAACTACTTCTCTTCATCTGCAGCGGGCAGCAACGTGCTGTACAAGTGAACGTTAACATAGAGTGACACATGTGCACGTGACCTGATATCTCAGAGCAGCGCAGCTGCACATGCgaaacaaaaacaattttgcGATGTTTGGTAATAAGAATGTTTGGAATGTAATATTTGATATTTGGTGCTTGTAAATAGCTCTGTAATAGGGGCCGGTTTTCTGTATGACAGCTCCATTACTCATCCGCATAATGCCTAGTTTTCACAGACTTctgatttatttactttctttaaagTTCAGACTATTATTACCGTACAAATTTTCACATGCTTGTTCCCATTTTCATTCCcgattttttttattagcagaaCAGAATTCCTAAATTAAAATGTTAGGAATCTGCGTGAGAAAATTGACAAAGGGATGTGTGTTTTCTTCCATACACGGTGGTACAAATACAGTGAGAGTTAGTAGGACAGTGGTCAAAAGTTATTCTCATTCAGACACTCCTCAGTAAAATTAACAACAGATTTAGTGAGAGGTATGGTCTGCAGGTACAAACATCGAGatctcagaagaaataaaataattataaacaaaACAGTCTTGCTGGCAGCCTGGACATAGAAGCCAGTATAAGATTACCGAACTCTGGAGGTACTTTAAAATGCTGATTATTAAAGTTATGAACTGCTCTGATTCCCTGTCATCTGGAGTGTTACATTATTAAAtgtaatgttaatttttaaactaatCATTAATTATTGAACAGATATTTTAGCGGATTATATACGCCAGTGGGTACTAACTTGAACATCACAGGACAAAAATTAGAAAGTTAATTTCAAGCAAAGAAAtaagcaaagagaaggaaacagggaAGAGGAAGCACAAGATGCAAAAAGAGActgaggaggagagagaacaaagaggcaggagctggttCTGAAAGGATGCCCGTGCGGTGAATATGCACCAAGGTACCAAAGAACTGTAATAAAGGTAGAGATGATGAAGTGTGGTACTCTGTTCTTGATCTTTGGGCAGACTTTCTGTTAATATCAGCGGAGCTTTGCTGTCCATTTGAAGACAGAATGTAATCCTGAAGTCATAGCCTAGTCCTTAGacacttattaaaaataaaatttctctttccttacagttttccttaatttttgaGGTACCCAGTTGGTAATAAATGAGAACAGGAGGCAATAAAGCATCTTTACTTAAAAAGTATAAACATGATATTAACTTTGTGAAAAGTTATCCAACTCCATAGATATTAAAATACTAGAAATTAAaaccctcccttttttttttttaatttttaaaaaatatatatatattttgtgttTGTCCTCAGGATGAGACCCCAGGAACacccaagaaaaaggaaacgaAGAGGAAATTTAAACTTGAGCCACATGAAGACCAAGTTTTCTTGGATGGAAATGAGGTAAGATTTATGGGTACTTTCTAACTTCGGTGTCAATGTGCTGTTGCCAGATAAGAGGTTCATTTACTGGATTTCTGCAAACTCTTGACACGTTGAAAGAGAAAGTAATGGCAATGTGATGGTTGATCTTGAAACATCAGATTTTTAGATACTTGCAAGGAGATTAGAGGGAGATAAATGTAGGATAGCAACttaaaaaatctaaaagaaaacttAATTGCTGGTTGTTTAGGTGTTACTGGCCACGAGGTGAAATATTTGTCCTCGGGGTGTGACAGGGTGTTGGACCGGGCTGGGTGACACCCCCAGTAGCCTGGGCCGGCCTCGCAGCTGGCCCcgctgtgagcaggagggtggACTAGAGACCACCcgagatcccttccagcccagaTTATCCTGTGGCCATCGCTGTGCTGAAATGTTTCTAACCAAACACAAGCCTTTCAGCACATGATGTTCAATCACAGGAGGGGAAATCAAAAATACCTGCTACCCAGAGGCTGCCTGACTTTGTGATCTGAGCAGGTGGGTGACACTAAGGCATGCCTGAATTCTCATCCTGGCTTTACCACTGGAATTGTCGTCTTAAATACttctttgtattttgcttttctggaagaCAAAGAATTTAATTCTTTAACAGCTCTGTAATGTACTGTCATATTTGTGCTTTTAAGATTTGGGGCTAAGTGGTAAGTCTTTAACACTGTGCCCTGTGTTGATGCTGTGTGTCACCGAACTGGAATGTCCCCCAAGATTCTCACATACCTCTGGTTATAAAACACACCTGGCAGTGAATGATGTAAATAAATCACTTGTGTGTAAAATGTACTTCCTTTATGTATCTTTACTCTTCTCAGTTAGTTCTTTCCCAACCTGCCTTGCTCTGTTTCATCCCGCCTGGTACGGAGTCACACCTACCTCTGATCCTTCCTGGTGTCTTTTCCATGGAGTAACCAGGCTGGACGTGACATTCAGCATGAGGCTGCAGTACTGTCTGCAGTATAACTGTATTTACTTCTTGTCTTAACATCCTTTATTTACTTCTTTGTGTATTAATGAGCTGACAATTTTAAGAACTGCAACTCCCAAGAGCTTTTTTTAAGTAGTAGCTAATTTAGAGCCAATCCTTGTATATTTACACTAGAGCtggtcttcctttttcttcattatatTGTGCTTACAGACACAGACTATTACACTCTGTCTTATTGCCCAGTCACCAGTCACCATCTCCAGTTTGTTTGAGCTCACGGAACGGTTGACTGGCAGCAGAGCTACACCTGCCTATAGTCAACTTTCGCACCCCGTGagaagtaaaatattaaatactcGTTGCATCACACTGAAAAACTGTCTTACTGCCGCTGAGTTGTCCTCCTGGTAGCTCCTATTAACACATCTGCCATGAGGGTTGCTGGTTCCTAGTAATCAGCAGCTTCTTTTTACAGTTAATAGCTAAGATTCAAACTGTTTagtttggtaagaaaaaaaaaaatcccgtttTTCTAGTTCAGGAAATCCTGCACTTTACCAAGAAGGTTTTCTTTTAATACGGCTGAGCAAATCTGATTCAAAGGGATCCACAGTTCTCGCACAAGCGTTTGGTACTGAGTGTTGCAACAGTGGACATTTAGATAACAGCGCTGTGGAACAGAGGGTACAGTTACACTTATCTGAGGCTGTCAAATGGGACTTATGCTGAACTGAGCATTTCAGCTGGTTGCTTTGTTCCATATGTTCAgtctggtttttttctcttaagggaattaagacattttttctttacaaaagttTTTCTGGCTTCATGCTGAACAACATtaataaagaaagataaaatcaaGCCTTGATTCAGTGATGTTTCTGAATCTTTCATTTCCCCATCAGTTTTACTGTCTGATTGTTTTCCCCAGGATTTTACGTCACCTGTAAGTTTCTCTGGGTGCAACTTCTTTTATGAAGTAATTCTCTGAGAGATTCAGTCTCAGATTTCCACTGGTTTTCTTACACAGTATGGAAACTCCTTCCCATCCTTCTCCCCGTCCCAGCTGGAAGCACCAGTGCCTTGCCCAGCGCTGCGTCGTGTCCTGCCCCAGCGGCACAGtgtccctcagcctcctgccaCGAGGCTCAGATTATCATCAGCAAAGGCCGTGGTGTGGGCAGGCAGGCGTGCAGCCCCTGGGCTGGTTGCCTCCTTTCGTACCTCTCCCGCTGGCAGAAACCTGTTCCAGGTGTACCCTGCCTGCGACACGCGGCCCTGCCCTGGTACGGTGCAGGGCCCGACAGCACAGCAGCAAGCGTTTGGGTGAGGGAATAAGTGAAATCGTTTATCAGCGAGCTTATTTTCCAAGCGTAAACCAGATTATTTCTGTTGTAGGTGTATGTGTGGATCTATGACCCTGTTCACTTTAAAACTTTTGCCATGGGACTTGTACTTGGTAAGTAAGAGCAGATATTAGTGAGCACATGGTAAATGTAGGCGTAGTATCAACAGGCCTGTCTCTCCTTGGAAAGGTTTGTCTCTTCTGCGCAAAGTTTTGCTCTTCAGTTTCAGCATGATTTGACACCAGTCATATTATTGAATTTTGATCTCAGGGTGGAGGGGCTACAggtgtttaaaacaaacaaaaccaaacctgaaacaTGCTGTAGCCAATGTCTGAACTTGCACAAGCTTTGCAAGCTGTTAATTGCTGTTGTTTTAAACTAACAAGTTGCCCAATAGGCAAATGTGGTttacataaaaatgtgaaaaatgttaaaggaattattttaaactatAATGGTATTTTTCTGACCCTAGAATTTGTATGTGTGTAGAGTAAGCTTAGttggctaattttatttttttaatctaaattagTATTGATGTTAACTGACATCAGTGAGCTAGCAGATTGTTGTATTGCCCTTGAGCTGTACCTTCCAGTCCTTGCCCTGAGAGAACCACCTTTCCTGAGAATCCGGATCATCCCTTGGGGCCATAGTCAGGCCTTTGGCCAGTCCTTGGGGCCACCATGATCACCCTGCGCCCGTGTCCTGCTGCGCTGGCTACAGGCAGCTCCCCGCtcccctgtgtgtgtgtgtgcaaaccCCTCTCCTCAGAGGTGCTCTCTCTGCTCTGGTGACTAAGCGCAGCGCTGTAGAGTTGCTGGATGTGGAATGAGTATGAGAACAGGAGCAGGGGGACCCGGCAAGGTCCAAAATACTGTCAGTGACTCACACTATGCTATGCCAGTACCTTGAATAAATGGTAAGTCTAGAACCTTTATGCACGTAGCAGGAAAAACTCATCGTGCTTCTCAtgcttttctccttgtctttctaTTTAGTGATTGCTGTTATAGCTGCAACTCTGTTCCCGCTCTGGCCAGCAGAAATGCGTGTTGGTGTTTATTACCTCAGTGTAGGCGCGGGCTGTTTTGTCGCCAGTATTCTTCTTCTTGCCGTCGGTAAGTGTCGGTCATCGTCACTTTATCAGCAGGGGAAGTCTAAGAGCGGAGGCGCTGCCTGCTTCTTAAAGGCGGTCCGAGATGGGTCACTGTCTCGCCGTTGCCAGCAAGGGCCAGGCCGATCCCGTGCGTGGATTTCCTTCCTGGCCACCGGGTGTCAGAGTTGTGCCGCAGATGGAGAAAGCGCAGGCTCGCGTCTGTCACCTGTTGGTGTTTCCTGGATAGTGGAGCTTTGTTTACGGcccctgtttaaaaataaaataataaaaaaagcaaaacaaacgcAAGAACTGTGTGTAAGAACAGAATCGGTAGCGAGAATGGTGCTACCAGGATTTTAAAGCTTTCTTGGGTTTGTATTTCTTTAGCAGAAGGGGATTAAGAGCTAAATCATAGGTACAAGGTTAATGGGGCAGGGGAGACACGGTGAAAACAAACTTCCACAACGCTATTGCAGAACGAGAGATTTTCCCCCAGGGTCACCCCTTGTCCCTGGCTTCGGGTGGGTGTTAGTAGTGGACATCTCTTACACCATAGTTGTACGCTGTGGGTGTTTACAATACAACCCcaaatttcccttttcctttttttatacaGCTCGCTGCATCCTCTTCCTTATCATCTGGCTCATCACTGGAGGAAGGCATCACTTCTGGTTCCTGCCAAACCTCACAGCAGACGTGGGATTCATTGACTCCTTCAGGCCCCTGTACACACACGAATACAAAGGACCAAAAGCAGacttaaagaaagaggaaaaatcagaatccaaaaagcagcaaaaatacgACAGCGAGGAGAAATCAGATagtgagaagaaggaagaagaggatggGAAAACAGAAGCAACGAGGAACTCGGGAACAGACGGCTCGGGAGGAGAGCGACATTCAGACACTGATAGTGACAGGCGCGAAGACGACAGGTCCCAGCACAGTAGTGGAAACGGAAACGACTTTGAAATGATCACAAAAGAGGAACTGGAACAGCAAACAGATGAAGGGGATtgcgaggaggaagaggaggaagatacCGAAAGTAGGCCTTCACATGAAAAATCATAACTCACTGTGGGTTTGGGACTCAGTATGTGCAAATGGTTGGATTTTCTTTGTTGGCTGATCACCAAAACATAGACCATCCAGTAGCATCTTTGTTTGCTGAAATATACATGTTACCAAACAGTTTTATATCTagttccttcatttctttttttttaaccattaacTTGATTACTTGGTACTATGTTAATCATTAATATCCATTGACAGACGTTTTATCAATCTGACAAGTTTTCTATTGATTGATAGATTGCCCAGATCGTCCTCAAACATACTGAAAAAACGTAATTTTCTGGTACTTGCATAACTGGTCAATTAGTTTAGCTTCTCAGACTTGCTTTTGTAAAACAGGTAAAAGTTGAATGACCAAATCTCAGATTATTCCTAGTTATTTGATAGCTAGTTAGGTAAAGCCCTTCTTAGCCCACAGCTTTCTTGAtatttgtcttgattttattttcaaaagattgTGAAAACTTTCCTAAGAAAACTAGTTTTAGCAGAAATCTTTtgctgaaaatataaaaagctgGTAGTGCTGAACGTGGCTGCAGTGTTCTCTGTTTCTCCAGACTGTGTGCCAGCAACCGAGGAAATCCAAACTGGTTTTGTACATCGGTTCAGAGAAAGATGTCATCTCCAGCAGGTGAAGGAAGCAGCACCCTTTGGAAATTatggctgttttctttctcctgctccgtcgtaattaaaaaaaataaaaatgtattctgtaCATAATTTACAAATAAAGCAAACCATTTACTTTAACTGCTACTTATTATTTAGAGATTTGATCCAGCGTTCAGTTTGTATTATTCAAGCCATTTTGTGGTGTATCTATCAGAGAAATGCAAGTCAAGAGGACCTCACAGAATATTTGTGTATGATTGGTAGCTGTTCCACAAGAGCTTTAGTTTTGTGCCAACATTCCATGTATTTGAGTAAATTGATCTTtattaaatgaaagcaaacaacATAGCTGTATGTATGCCTTAATGTTAAAACTTTCTATATTCTTGAACTGGAATactttttaaactgaagaggCGGGAGAGTATTTGTTCAGAACTGTAGGTAACTCAAAGCTAATACAAAGTGACCATTAATAATTTGTTTATAAATCTCTTTTAGTAGTCTGTGCAGTTTCTCTTGCACAGCCCTTTCAGCTGGATGTTTGGAGGACGTACTGTATGTTTTGGTTAACCAAGCGTTGACGACGTTAAGACTTGGCGTCGTTCCTCTAGATGAGTTTAACAGTAACTATGGATTTGATCGTCTCCCGAACCCACTCAGAGAAGATAAGGGTAAGCTTGAAGTTTTAATAACTGACTTAAGAGAAATTTTTTCCCTCTCCTAAATTGCTTCCCCTTTCTTCCAGCATTGGCATTTTGGATGAAGATACCAATTCTTCATACTGTGCAAATATATAGATCATAATGGGTACATTGATAATCAATTCGTGGATATGGTGTATTTGCTTCTTAAATTTCCTGAATATTTACTCCATAAGGAAACAGATAAGTTGGATcacttttttattaatatagCTAAAAATTAAAGGACCCATTACCTAAACGGATTGACTCCTGGACACTTGTGTGTTATCACTGATTAAAACAGCTAATGAAAGTCCTGTCGCTGCCTTCAGTTCCTTACCGAGATGTGCACCGTGTGGTGGTGAGGGGTCTTGACCAACAGCTgccttttcactgatttcagaagcagctgttttGCAACACACTCTGCTCACGCAGAGGCCAGTTTCCTTTGCGCTTGCGTTTCACATCTTCGTGTCTAGCGTGGAGAACCGAGCTGCGTTTCTCTCTGGGCAACGATCTTCAGCTCCTTGGCTCTGTAGTTCGTGGTACATCTGTCCTGCAGAGCTAGTACTACAGCTTGCTTCGTAACCCTTTTTAccacaccagaaaaaaagttacaaaaatctTCTCTGTGCTGAAGACATCCTCAGGGTTCATTATGTGAGATTCCTGATGATTCCAAGGGCAGCTAAAACATACAGATCTTCCAGAAGCCGTTTGCAAATTGGCACTTAGGAGAGCACAGCGGTACACTGAACACAGGTGTCTAACGGGGTCACAGcgggcagctgagctgctgctgctttttgaacAAATGGAAGTAGTAGATTTCAATTGTTTCAAGTTACGTTTCCTCCTAGAAGTGAAACCGTAACACCTTAAGGACAttgctgagaaaataaaagttgTAATGGTCAAATAATAAATACCTCAGTAATGTTGCCATCTGCTTCCTCTTAAGGGGATGCATGTGATCCAAGTGTCTGGATCTCAAAATTAATTATCAAAAAATGTGTACTGTCACCCGAATCAAGTTCCAAGCTCACACAGCTTGGATTGAATTACTCTTAAACTCCTTCCCTTGATCTGCAGTGAACAACTCTGGATCTGCTGAATAATGCGAAGAGAGAGATCCGTTGGAGCTGTTCAGTGGTTAAGGAAAGGACTTCACGACCCATTCCTGTAATCTGGCATTTTCTACAAATGTTCCCCAAatacttcagaattattttggaaTGAGTTAATGAGAGAAGTGATTACAATATGCCAGTAATAGTAAAATTGTGAGCGGACTTGCGGTATCCTGACTAACACTTCCAgtccagagagagaaaaatcacaaagGTACTTGGCCGTGTTTTAGTTATTTATCAGGACACTTTTATATCGGGTATTTCAGAGTTCTTACTGATTTTGAGTGGTCTAGGGTGACCTTATGGgaacacatataaaaatatatagttaGTGGAGAGTTATTTAAATAACTATTAAAATGCCCTTCCTGCAATAAAATTTTACAGTGGTCTAACTGATATTCCTCCCAGTATTTTATATGCCagatataattttattatttttctttgcaagaaaataTGATTATTCCTAACTTTTTTTGGAATTAAATAATTACTGGTAAACCACAAATGAGCACTTAATGCAAATCAGTATTTAACGGAGATGTTAGACCCAAGTATGCGCTGCTCTGGTATGGATACAACCCCTCAGCTCACTTGTGGTGTTCTGAGCTCCTTAAGCAAAGATCTTTCTCTAGCAAttaagaagtaattaaaaattatttttgacaaacTTGCATATTTCTTTATCTGTAGAAATGTTACAGCGCTGCTGGGGATGCTTGTGATAATAAGCCGTTTTCGAATAGCAAAGTACCTTC
The sequence above is drawn from the Chroicocephalus ridibundus chromosome 6, bChrRid1.1, whole genome shotgun sequence genome and encodes:
- the SEC62 gene encoding translocation protein SEC62, with amino-acid sequence MAERRRHRKRIQEVGEPFKEEKAVAKYLRFNCPTKSTNMMGHRVDYFIASKAVDCLLDSKWAKAKKGEEALFTNRESVVDYCNRLLKKQFFHRALKVMKMKPDKDTKKEKEKGKVESGKEEEKKSKKESGKDEKTKKEKEKEKKKDGEKEESKKDETPGTPKKKETKRKFKLEPHEDQVFLDGNEVYVWIYDPVHFKTFAMGLVLVIAVIAATLFPLWPAEMRVGVYYLSVGAGCFVASILLLAVARCILFLIIWLITGGRHHFWFLPNLTADVGFIDSFRPLYTHEYKGPKADLKKEEKSESKKQQKYDSEEKSDSEKKEEEDGKTEATRNSGTDGSGGERHSDTDSDRREDDRSQHSSGNGNDFEMITKEELEQQTDEGDCEEEEEEDTESRPSHEKS